One segment of Thermococcus sp. AM4 DNA contains the following:
- a CDS encoding DUF257 family protein, with amino-acid sequence MSLTKLEVSLGEFIEGLKPGEDVLVEYSSTAPVHILFYRFLRTLNDIGRPFMILDELDQLHVLRTHLGIMGLDAGVIDNAKVVKMGGIIETGSVVGKVDLAKEPPVRKKHYEAILAGIGEEKGFRLIVGFEKVLASYENDPREKERIFGYLVRPHLGNPERVTVYFVNRDLISERTLNELREHCTRVLSLTFDGKSRLRVLKSLDIEEYGAEVVF; translated from the coding sequence ATGTCCTTGACGAAACTCGAAGTATCCCTCGGCGAGTTTATAGAGGGCTTGAAGCCCGGTGAAGACGTTCTCGTCGAGTACTCCTCGACGGCGCCGGTTCACATCCTTTTCTACCGGTTCCTCAGGACCCTCAATGACATTGGAAGGCCCTTCATGATCCTCGATGAGCTCGATCAGCTCCACGTTCTCAGGACTCACCTCGGAATAATGGGGCTTGACGCTGGCGTTATCGACAACGCCAAGGTAGTGAAGATGGGCGGGATAATAGAGACCGGCTCTGTCGTCGGAAAGGTTGACTTGGCCAAAGAACCTCCCGTCAGAAAGAAGCACTACGAGGCCATACTGGCCGGGATCGGCGAGGAGAAGGGCTTCCGGCTCATAGTGGGGTTTGAAAAGGTGCTCGCCAGCTACGAGAACGACCCCCGCGAGAAGGAGCGCATCTTCGGCTATCTCGTCCGCCCCCACCTCGGAAACCCCGAGAGGGTAACCGTCTACTTCGTGAACAGGGACCTGATCTCCGAGAGAACCCTAAACGAGCTGAGGGAGCACTGCACGAGGGTTCTGAGCCTGACCTTCGATGGAAAGTCCCGCTTGAGGGTTCTGAAGTCGCTGGACATCGAAGAATACGGGGCCGAGGTAGTGTTCTGA
- a CDS encoding TIGR01177 family methyltransferase, producing the protein MLYVEILGNLPKMARDEVRAMLELGEGKVIGQDYLFLKVDASERAFPFLNRLGLAHEYGRLLVEANSVEDLLKKACEIEWPIRGSFKVDTETMANCRFNVLDLPRKLGAVIHSQGFRVNLSRPDTVVRVYCGERLYAGIRLRFFDPKDFERRKAHHRPFFRPISLHPRVSRALVNLTKARKELLDPMMGAGGILIEAGLLGLKVYGVDIKPEMVEGAEMNLRHYGVKDFELRLGDATRLEELFPGKEFEAVATDPPYGTAATLAGRKREELYRKVLESVYRVLRPGGRLAIAFPVSFDGREEAERLGFKTLGRYYQRVHKSLERYFYVFEKRT; encoded by the coding sequence TTGCTCTACGTTGAGATACTGGGCAACCTGCCGAAGATGGCGAGGGACGAGGTAAGGGCCATGCTCGAACTCGGGGAAGGGAAGGTAATCGGCCAGGACTACCTCTTCCTGAAGGTTGACGCTTCCGAGAGGGCCTTTCCGTTCCTCAACCGCCTCGGCCTCGCCCACGAGTACGGTCGGCTTTTGGTGGAGGCTAATTCCGTTGAGGATCTCCTGAAGAAGGCCTGTGAGATCGAGTGGCCGATTCGCGGTTCTTTCAAGGTCGATACTGAAACGATGGCCAACTGCCGCTTTAACGTTCTCGACCTCCCGAGGAAGCTCGGGGCGGTGATTCACTCCCAGGGCTTTCGCGTGAACCTGTCGAGGCCCGACACAGTCGTGAGGGTTTACTGCGGCGAGAGGCTCTACGCTGGAATAAGGCTCCGCTTCTTTGACCCCAAGGACTTCGAGAGGAGAAAGGCCCACCACAGGCCCTTTTTCCGGCCTATTTCACTCCACCCGAGGGTCTCGCGCGCGCTGGTGAACCTGACGAAGGCGAGGAAAGAGCTCCTCGATCCAATGATGGGCGCCGGCGGAATACTGATCGAGGCGGGCCTGCTCGGGCTCAAGGTTTACGGCGTCGATATAAAGCCGGAGATGGTCGAAGGGGCCGAGATGAACCTCAGGCACTACGGCGTGAAGGATTTCGAGCTCAGGCTCGGCGACGCGACGAGGCTTGAGGAGCTCTTCCCCGGAAAGGAGTTCGAGGCGGTAGCAACAGACCCGCCCTACGGAACCGCTGCGACGCTCGCGGGGAGGAAGAGGGAAGAGCTTTACAGGAAGGTGCTGGAGAGCGTTTACCGCGTTCTGAGGCCCGGAGGACGGCTCGCGATAGCGTTCCCCGTGAGCTTTGATGGCAGGGAAGAAGCTGAAAGGCTCGGCTTCAAAACGCTCGGGAGGTACTACCAGAGGGTTCACAAGAGCCTTGAGAGGTACTTCTACGTGTTTGAAAAACGAACTTAG
- a CDS encoding 7-carboxy-7-deazaguanine synthase QueE, translating to MRVIMAEVFNSWQGEGGSVEGSAFGRRQIFIRFAGCDLNCAWCDSREYIDASRVSRWRYEVEPFTGKFEYRPNPASLDEVVEAVTRLDTGDIHSISYTGGEPTLQVKPLKALMEEMKSLGFDNFLETHGGLPELIREVAHLTDYASVDIKDETAKATEDWRSLVLREVESIRILKEAGAKVYAKLVVTSETKLENVRWYAELLRGLAPLVIQPREPIEIGQEKLMELYREAALILGRKNVGLSFQVHKYLNVL from the coding sequence ATGAGAGTCATAATGGCCGAGGTCTTCAACAGCTGGCAGGGCGAAGGGGGGAGCGTTGAAGGCTCTGCCTTCGGGAGGAGGCAGATTTTTATTAGATTTGCCGGTTGCGACCTTAACTGTGCCTGGTGCGACTCCCGCGAGTACATCGATGCCTCCCGCGTTTCCCGCTGGAGGTATGAGGTGGAGCCCTTCACGGGGAAGTTCGAGTACAGGCCAAACCCCGCTTCGCTCGATGAGGTCGTTGAAGCCGTTACTCGCCTCGACACGGGCGATATACACTCGATAAGCTACACCGGGGGAGAGCCGACCCTCCAGGTGAAGCCGCTCAAGGCTCTCATGGAAGAGATGAAAAGCCTCGGCTTCGACAACTTCCTCGAAACCCACGGGGGTTTGCCTGAACTCATCAGGGAAGTGGCTCATCTCACCGATTACGCGAGCGTTGATATAAAGGACGAGACCGCTAAAGCTACCGAGGACTGGCGCTCCCTGGTTCTCCGCGAGGTCGAGAGCATAAGGATTCTGAAGGAAGCCGGGGCCAAAGTTTACGCCAAGCTGGTCGTTACGTCGGAGACAAAGCTCGAAAACGTCCGCTGGTACGCCGAGCTGTTAAGGGGCCTCGCCCCGCTCGTAATCCAGCCGAGGGAGCCGATCGAGATCGGCCAGGAAAAGCTTATGGAGCTCTACCGCGAGGCCGCTTTGATCCTCGGTCGGAAGAACGTCGGGCTGAGCTTCCAGGTTCACAAGTACCTGAACGTCCTGTGA
- a CDS encoding DUF2284 domain-containing protein — MRVLWEREVPAKDIRVSPRPVWKCKACPMYGKRPSCPPHVPDWREARDWIGAFERAILVKFEIDMKDFENEKRRAILWLLDRERELFRQGKLYAMALFPGNCNLCPDCPFERGEPCRMPEKVRPSVDAIGVELSSLVEIDFSESVLYGLIMVE, encoded by the coding sequence ATGCGGGTGCTCTGGGAGAGGGAAGTTCCAGCTAAAGACATAAGGGTCTCACCGCGGCCGGTGTGGAAGTGTAAAGCCTGCCCGATGTACGGTAAAAGGCCGAGCTGTCCCCCGCACGTACCCGATTGGAGGGAAGCGAGGGACTGGATAGGAGCCTTCGAGCGCGCCATCCTCGTGAAGTTCGAGATCGACATGAAGGATTTCGAGAACGAGAAGAGAAGGGCCATCCTCTGGCTTCTCGACAGAGAGCGGGAGCTCTTCCGGCAGGGAAAGCTATACGCGATGGCCCTCTTCCCCGGAAACTGCAACCTCTGCCCGGATTGTCCCTTCGAGAGGGGCGAACCCTGCAGGATGCCCGAGAAGGTCAGGCCCAGCGTAGACGCCATCGGCGTGGAGCTGAGCTCCCTCGTCGAGATAGACTTCTCGGAGAGCGTTCTCTACGGCCTGATAATGGTTGAGTAG
- a CDS encoding pyridoxal phosphate-dependent aminotransferase, whose amino-acid sequence MALSDRLELVNPSEIRKLFDLAAGMEDVISLGIGEPDFDTPGHIKEYAKEALDKGYTHYGPNAGLPMLRKAVARKLKRQNGIEADPKDEIMILVGANQAFLMGLATFLRDGEEVLIPGPMFVSYAPAVILAGGKPVEVPTYEENEFRLSVDDLEKHVSDRTRALIINTPNNPTGAVLTKKDLEEIADFAVEHDLIVFSDEVYEHFVYDGARNHSIASLDGMFERTITINGFSKTFAMTGWRLGFVAAPAWIIEKMTRFQMYNATCPVTFIQYAAAKALEDERSWKAVEEMRTEYDRRRNLVWKRLNEMGLPTVKPKGAFYIFPRIRDTGLTDKEFSELMLKEAKVAVVPGSAFGKAGEGYIRISYATAYEKLEEAMDRMEKVLRERNLV is encoded by the coding sequence ATGGCGCTGAGCGACAGACTCGAGCTGGTTAACCCTTCTGAGATCAGGAAGCTCTTCGACCTGGCCGCGGGTATGGAAGATGTCATTTCTCTCGGAATCGGCGAACCGGACTTTGACACGCCCGGGCACATAAAGGAGTACGCCAAGGAGGCCCTCGATAAGGGCTATACCCATTACGGTCCGAACGCGGGCCTGCCGATGCTGAGGAAGGCCGTTGCGAGGAAGCTCAAAAGGCAGAACGGCATCGAGGCCGATCCAAAGGACGAGATAATGATCCTCGTTGGGGCGAATCAGGCCTTCCTGATGGGCCTGGCGACCTTTCTAAGGGACGGTGAGGAAGTCCTCATCCCGGGCCCGATGTTCGTTAGCTACGCCCCGGCCGTTATTCTCGCCGGCGGAAAGCCGGTTGAGGTCCCGACCTACGAGGAGAACGAGTTCCGCCTTTCCGTTGACGACCTCGAGAAGCACGTGAGCGACAGAACGAGGGCGCTCATCATAAACACCCCCAACAACCCGACCGGTGCGGTTCTGACCAAGAAGGACCTTGAGGAGATCGCGGACTTCGCGGTCGAGCACGACCTCATCGTCTTCAGCGACGAGGTTTACGAGCACTTCGTCTACGATGGCGCGAGGAACCACAGCATAGCCTCGCTCGACGGCATGTTCGAGAGGACGATAACGATAAACGGCTTCTCCAAGACCTTCGCCATGACCGGCTGGCGTCTCGGCTTCGTCGCGGCTCCAGCGTGGATAATCGAGAAGATGACCCGCTTCCAGATGTACAACGCCACCTGTCCGGTTACGTTCATCCAGTATGCGGCTGCCAAGGCCCTCGAGGACGAGAGGAGCTGGAAAGCCGTTGAGGAAATGAGAACCGAGTACGACAGGAGGAGGAACCTCGTCTGGAAGCGCCTCAACGAGATGGGCCTCCCAACGGTGAAGCCCAAGGGGGCATTCTACATCTTCCCGAGGATCAGGGACACGGGCTTAACCGACAAAGAGTTCAGCGAGCTCATGCTTAAGGAGGCGAAGGTTGCCGTCGTTCCGGGCTCGGCCTTCGGAAAGGCCGGCGAGGGCTACATAAGGATAAGCTATGCAACGGCCTACGAGAAGCTTGAAGAAGCGATGGACAGGATGGAAAAGGTTTTGAGGGAGAGGAACCTTGTTTAG
- a CDS encoding PaaI family thioesterase — protein MEQRTHELASERLVGRPLKIEPGKAEVELLTTDEIAVDEYGLVHGGFTFGLADYAAMLAVNEPTVVLGKAEVRFLKPVKAGEKLIARAEVAEDLGRKKIVRAEVLNERGERVLEGTFHCYVLERHVLERGN, from the coding sequence ATGGAGCAGAGGACTCACGAGCTTGCATCGGAGAGGCTCGTTGGGAGGCCCCTGAAGATCGAGCCCGGGAAAGCCGAGGTCGAGCTTTTAACGACCGACGAGATAGCGGTTGACGAGTACGGCCTCGTTCACGGCGGTTTCACCTTTGGTCTGGCCGACTACGCGGCCATGCTCGCGGTCAACGAGCCCACCGTCGTGCTTGGAAAAGCCGAGGTGAGGTTCCTCAAGCCCGTTAAGGCCGGTGAAAAGCTGATCGCGAGGGCCGAGGTTGCCGAGGATCTCGGGAGAAAAAAGATCGTGAGGGCGGAGGTTCTGAACGAGAGGGGAGAGAGGGTCTTAGAGGGTACCTTCCACTGCTACGTTCTTGAGAGGCACGTCCTGGAAAGGGGAAACTAA
- a CDS encoding radical SAM protein, whose amino-acid sequence MRVVLVDGYTDEPAGLGVPPYLGIYPRYAYGAIKKAKKDARVFYLTIDDLRATFLGERGIETRNKTPNFPRVREILERADLLVYIGGLHTPGKYLSAVPGSVEEVARFIRDLKATKILGGPAFMGSASMGGVKITSKELQLAESVFDHVVYGDLEAFLFDYLTSPKDADPFRFRTYAELRDYAILGAEVVKQFPDFPDFVIVEVETQRGCPKAMGIGGCSFCTEPVRYRKVEDRPVEDVVAEVKALYGLGVRHFRVGRQSCIFSYMARPNGRVPVPNPEAIERLFAGIRSVAPEVKTLHVDNANPAVIANYPEESVRIAKALIKYGTPGNVVAFGLESADPKVAKLNNLNATAEETYEAVKILNEVGARRGYNGMPWLLPGINIIFGLPGETKKSYEITFQFLKRLLDDGLMVRRINIRQVVVFPGTPLWHMRSKVKTEKHKRLIQHYRHKIRHEIDLPMLKRVVPVGTVLRDVRAEVFDNGLTYGRQIGSYPLIVGIPKEIPLNRFYDVLIVDHGFRSITGVPVPINVNRESPKVLGLIPGISRKTAVRILAKRPFRSREEFFEAVGPGVREVLKDLVEL is encoded by the coding sequence ATGAGGGTAGTTCTCGTTGACGGTTACACCGACGAGCCTGCCGGTCTGGGCGTTCCGCCATACCTCGGGATCTATCCGAGATACGCCTACGGTGCGATAAAAAAAGCCAAGAAGGACGCTCGGGTGTTCTACCTAACGATAGACGACCTGAGGGCAACTTTTCTCGGTGAGAGGGGAATAGAGACGAGGAACAAAACTCCGAACTTTCCAAGGGTCAGGGAGATCCTGGAGAGGGCGGATTTGCTGGTTTACATCGGCGGCCTCCACACGCCCGGAAAATACCTCTCCGCCGTCCCGGGGAGCGTTGAAGAGGTGGCGCGCTTCATAAGGGATTTGAAAGCCACCAAAATCCTCGGCGGACCGGCCTTCATGGGCTCGGCCTCGATGGGCGGCGTTAAGATCACGAGCAAGGAACTCCAGCTTGCCGAGAGCGTTTTCGATCACGTCGTCTACGGCGATCTGGAGGCTTTCCTCTTCGACTACCTGACCAGCCCAAAGGACGCCGACCCCTTCCGCTTCAGGACCTATGCGGAGCTGAGGGATTACGCAATCCTCGGAGCGGAGGTCGTGAAACAGTTTCCCGACTTCCCTGACTTCGTCATCGTCGAAGTTGAAACCCAGCGCGGCTGTCCGAAGGCGATGGGCATAGGCGGCTGTTCCTTCTGCACCGAGCCGGTGAGGTACCGAAAAGTTGAAGACCGGCCGGTTGAGGACGTCGTGGCCGAGGTGAAGGCCCTATACGGGCTTGGCGTGAGACACTTCCGCGTTGGAAGGCAGAGCTGCATATTCTCCTACATGGCGAGGCCGAACGGTCGCGTGCCGGTTCCCAACCCCGAGGCAATAGAGAGGCTCTTCGCTGGAATCCGCTCTGTTGCGCCGGAAGTAAAAACGCTCCACGTGGACAACGCGAATCCGGCCGTCATAGCGAACTACCCGGAAGAGAGCGTGAGAATCGCGAAGGCGCTCATAAAGTACGGAACGCCGGGCAACGTCGTTGCTTTCGGCCTCGAGAGCGCGGATCCGAAGGTGGCAAAGCTGAACAACCTGAACGCAACCGCCGAGGAAACCTACGAGGCAGTGAAAATCCTCAACGAGGTCGGCGCGAGGAGGGGCTACAACGGCATGCCGTGGCTTTTGCCCGGAATAAACATTATCTTCGGCCTGCCGGGCGAGACGAAGAAAAGCTACGAGATAACCTTCCAGTTCCTCAAGAGACTCCTCGACGATGGGCTGATGGTCAGGAGGATAAACATCCGTCAGGTGGTGGTCTTTCCGGGAACGCCGCTCTGGCACATGAGGAGCAAGGTCAAGACGGAAAAGCACAAGCGCTTAATCCAGCACTACAGGCACAAGATAAGGCACGAGATCGATCTGCCCATGCTCAAGAGGGTCGTCCCCGTTGGGACGGTGCTGAGGGATGTTCGAGCGGAGGTCTTCGACAACGGGCTGACCTACGGGAGGCAGATAGGCAGCTATCCACTCATCGTGGGCATTCCCAAGGAAATTCCCCTCAACCGATTCTACGACGTCCTCATAGTGGACCACGGCTTCAGGAGCATAACCGGGGTTCCGGTTCCGATAAACGTGAACCGCGAGAGTCCGAAGGTTCTGGGCCTCATCCCCGGGATTAGCAGGAAAACCGCCGTAAGGATACTCGCGAAAAGGCCCTTCAGGAGCAGGGAAGAGTTCTTTGAGGCCGTTGGTCCGGGAGTGAGGGAAGTTTTAAAGGATCTCGTGGAACTCTAA
- a CDS encoding calcium/sodium antiporter, with translation MESMIVVLGAFAVGLVLLIKGSDLFIEAAARVAKGFGVSEFIIALVLASVATTLPEVTVSALAALRGSSDIALGNAIGSALANIALILGVASMILPLDVDETSWKHSVFLVAITAYVSLLMLDGTIGRLDGLSLILIYFGFLYYLYREHMSLEAIEAERGNPKRDVLILLGSGLLVVVGAKLVVNSAVEIARAAGISEVVIGLTLVSIGTSLPEFTNAVMAAIKRLPNISVGNIIGADILDILMVIGIASLIRPIKVDPEILHRTVPLTLLVMLILTFSLRRNNRVGRKTGLVFLTIYAIFLYISFSG, from the coding sequence ATGGAATCAATGATCGTCGTTCTCGGAGCCTTTGCGGTAGGCCTGGTTCTCCTGATAAAGGGGAGCGACCTCTTCATAGAGGCCGCTGCGAGGGTTGCGAAGGGCTTTGGCGTGAGCGAGTTCATAATAGCCCTCGTCCTCGCGAGCGTCGCCACCACCCTGCCAGAGGTCACGGTCTCGGCTTTAGCCGCCCTCAGGGGGAGCAGCGACATAGCCCTGGGCAACGCCATCGGGAGTGCTCTCGCCAATATAGCCCTCATCCTCGGCGTCGCCTCGATGATACTCCCCCTCGACGTGGATGAAACCTCGTGGAAGCACTCCGTTTTCCTGGTGGCGATAACGGCGTACGTTTCACTCCTCATGCTCGACGGCACGATCGGAAGGCTCGACGGTCTGAGCCTCATCCTCATCTACTTCGGCTTCCTCTACTACCTCTACCGCGAGCACATGAGCCTTGAGGCCATCGAAGCGGAGAGGGGCAATCCAAAGAGGGACGTCCTCATACTCCTTGGCTCTGGCCTGCTCGTCGTCGTCGGCGCGAAGCTCGTCGTCAACAGCGCCGTCGAGATAGCCAGGGCCGCGGGGATTTCAGAGGTCGTCATAGGCCTGACCCTCGTTTCCATCGGAACCTCCCTGCCCGAGTTCACGAACGCGGTTATGGCAGCCATAAAGCGTCTCCCCAACATAAGCGTGGGCAACATAATCGGCGCCGACATACTGGACATCCTCATGGTTATAGGCATAGCCTCGCTCATAAGGCCGATAAAGGTCGATCCCGAGATCCTCCACAGAACGGTCCCGCTGACCCTCCTCGTGATGCTAATCCTGACCTTTTCCTTGAGAAGGAACAACCGCGTTGGAAGAAAGACCGGCCTCGTCTTCCTGACGATCTACGCGATCTTCCTCTACATCTCCTTCTCGGGCTGA